gtgcagtggcacgatcttggctcactgcaagctccaccttccgggttcacaccattctcctgcctcagcctcccgagtagctgggactataggcgctcaccaccatgcccggctaattttttgtatttttagtagagacccggtttcaccgtgttagccaggatagtctggatctcctgacctcgtgatctgcctgcctcggcctcccaaagtgctgagattacaggcgtgagccaccgcgcctggctgagaaacataatttttttgaagatggaagagTTAAGCAAGTGTTGTGTTTtggtggagtagaatagagttaAGACTGAATATTTAGGGCTGTGTGATTTGATGGAACAGGAAGGTGGTGGGTGTGGAGGCAAGAAGGGATTACTGTACTAGCTCAGGGAAGGAGGAGATAAACCTTTGCCTAACATTTAGAATGAAGGATATGGGTATGAAAAAGAGTAGGCTGGAAAATGGGGTGAggtcagatttattttttctggtaAAGGGCAATTGTGAGAGAAGAGATGTATAGAGTGTTTGGCTTGAGATTTAGAGTACCCATTGATTACTGTCTGGGATGGAAAAGGTCACTGATCCGGAGGCATATGGATGAATTACCAACAGTATAGTAATCTCAGTTAGGATTAGAAACTGTAAATTTGTAGTGGCATGAATTCCTAACCTGTTACGATTTTCTTCAGCAGGACTCAGTAGCTGTGGTATGGGAATAGAGGAAGCAGGTGGTTGGATTGATCCTCCTGGTTGAGAGATTTACTGGCTAGTGTGGCAAAAGAACAATAGGGAGCTGGAGAGATCCTGGCAAGAGAGTGGGTGATGTTCCACATTAAGgaaataattaagtaaatgatgatacattcatataaaaaGCTGTGTTTCTGCTATTAACATTTATGTTTATGAAGTGTTTATAAAAGTActtattttataatgttaagaTAATAAAAGTGCTGTATATTGTACAAAAGGTTAGTAATAACTGTAATATTCAAGAGATTGTTTTAGGCATAATGATGAAAAGATACAAAACCATTGTATTGGTCACACCTATTCACATGAAGACAATTATTTGACAGGGATTATTAGCTCTTCTTTATAGGCGAAGAAAATGAGATTTAGTAAGGGTGAATTGTTCAGGGCCACAAATTTGGTAAAAGGCAAAGAGAACTATTATAATTTATGGAATAGTTACTGTGTCAGGCATTGTTTTATCTATgtagtattaatatttttctcacattgctctaattttaatttttagttaaaaaagcAGACTCAAAGGAGAGTAACAATATAAGCAATAGATAACTAAGTATGAATTATCTAAATAGTGGATTCCAACTAACTTTGCAAGTTGCAAAGAGTGATACCAAGTGCTAGAGAAGTTCAaaagaaagatgtaggctagAGTTGAAGAAAGACTTTGGAGATAATCGTATTTGAACTTGGACTGTGAAGGATAGGTAGGATGGTCTTTTTAAGTAAATGATGATACAGTCATATAAAAagctgtgtttctgtttttgttttgttttgttttgttttgagacagagtctcgctctgtcacccaggctggagtgcagtggcgtgatcttggctcactgtaacttccgctTCCTGGTCTCTTTgatttattcctttccatattaaaaaaaataatagtactCTGTAATAGTCTGGTATCTCATGTATCTGGAGCCTTTGCTTAGATAAaaagtcttgcttttttattttctttttttgagacagagtctcactctgtcacccaggctggagtgcagtggcatgatctcagtggtgcaatctaggcttactgcaacctcccaggttcaagcaattctcatgcctcagcctcccgagtagctgggattacaggcacctgccaccatgcatggctaatttttgtatttttagtaggctttcgccatgttggccaggctggtctggaattcctgacctcaagtgatccactcgccttggcctcccgaagtgttgagattacaggcatgagctgcttattttttttaaaaagactaaggcagccgggcgcggtggctcacgcctgtaatcccagcaatttgggaggctgaggagggtggatcatctgaggtcaggagtttgagaccagcctgaccccgtttgtactgaaaatacaaaattagccaggcgtggttgcacatgcttgtaatcccagctacttgggaggctgaggcaggagaatcgcttgaacccagggggcagaggttgcagtgagccgagatcacgcccttgcactccatcctgggcaacaagagtgaaactctgtcaaaaaaagaaaaaaaaagactaaggcAATCAATCTGTGGATATCATAAAGGACTCAACATTATTTGCTGATCCCTGGGGTATCATTTAAGACTGCtttggaaggaagggaagaaatatGGGTTCCAACTAACTTTCCAAGTTGAGTCATGAACTCCTTGATAGGCCTTCTAGAATATGTTTAAAGTGTAAATATaatgtatctatccatccattatCTAAAGTTATTTTTCTCCTAAGTCATTTAtatttggttattattttttactatggttagtggaagaaaaacaattttaaataactactaaaaaccattgaaacCAAAGATTGAGATTTTTGGGGGGGCAGGGAGATAATCATCAAGAATATATCAGAAAGGATTTAATGGTTGAGGCTTGGTATgatagcttatgcctgtaatcccagaactttgggaggccaaggtgggtctatccacttgagcccaggattttgagaccagcctgggcaacataccgaaaacttgtctctacaaaaaaaaaaaattagctgggtgtggtggcatgcacctgtagttccagctgctagggaggctgaggtgggaggatcacttgagcctggaaggtcaaggctgcagtaagccagagtcatccattgtactccatcctgggcaacagagcaagactgtgtctcaataaataaataaataaacaaatgattgCACTGTACTCAAGGTTAAAATAGGGAATGCTGTATGTGGATTTattattcatcattttttatatttgagaTGCCTATAATTGCCATGTGTAAATTAATTTCCACAAGAAGTAGTcatcattgtaattttttttgaaggtttcaaatatactttatttcttcattgatgCCATATCTTAATGGGTACACAGTGCTTTTACTTGGCATCAATTATgagctgttttttattttatttatttatttatttttttgaggcagagttttgctcttttggctaggctggagtgaagtggcgcaatcttggctcactgcaacctccgcccccaccttccccttccaccccagccccagggttcaagcgattctcctgcgtcagcctcctgagtagctgggattgtaggtacctgccaccacaccctactgatttttgtatctttagtacagatggggtttcgctgtgttggccaggctagactggtctcgaacttctgaccttaggtgatccacctgcctcggcctcccaaagtgctaggattataggcgtgagccactgtttcCAGCTGAtgagctgttttttgttttgttttgttttgttttgagatggagtctcgctctgtcacctaggctggagtgcagtggcgtgatcttggcttaccgtaacctccgcttcctggattcggttccagcgattctcctgcctcagccttctgagtagctaggattacaggcacaagccgccatgtcagctaatttttgtatttttagtatgtttcaccatgttggccaggttggtctcgaactcgaccttgtgatctgcccgccttggcctcccaaagttctgggattacaggtgtgagccaccgtgcccagccgatgaGCTGTTTTTTAAACAATTCAGTATTACACCAGCTGGGATGATTACTGATCTCTCCATTCCTTTGGAGTGACTCTCCCATCAGGGGAcaggttccattctattccaatttgaGTTGCTACATATGTCCATACAGCAATAGAGAAAGTGGCTCCACTAGCTAATACAGCATTACTGTATTTGTCATGAAAATCAGGTGTACGTTTCTGGTGCCTCTGCCTTGCGATTGTTTGCAGAATGCTTTGAACTTGGAGATGACTTAGcgcgttttttgtttttgtttttgtttttgtttttgatggagtcttattactctgtcacccaggctggagtgcagtggcgcaatcttggctcactgcagcctccacatcccGCGTTCAAGTTccttgccttagcttcctgagtagctgggattacaggagcttgccactatgcccagctaatttttttgtaatttttagtggagacagggtttctccatgctggtcaggctggtctcgaactcctgacctcaaatgatccacctgcctcggccttccaaagtactgggattacaggtgtgcaccactgtgcctggccattagTGCATTTTTGACCAAGGAAAACATTATGAAGGTGAAGACAGAACTGTGGCAATGCAACTGCTGCTTTGGTGCAAATTCTCATGATTGTAATCTGTTTCGTTCGTAGATGTTTCATTTAATGGATTATGTGGCTTCAAATGGGTACTTGATACTTTCTGATAGGATTTACCTGGTAACTACACAGAATTAAATATTAGACAATTTAGTGAGCTATGAAAAGATAGCTTTAATAggaaaagcactttttaaaaataactaagaaaatCTTACCAAAACTGACttgaaaagaaattgaaaatctttataattttgtaaccataaaagaaatttaattagtgatttaaaaaaatctaccaaaACAATTCTAGGCCCGTacgatttcctttttttttatcattgcagttt
This portion of the Pongo abelii isolate AG06213 chromosome 1, NHGRI_mPonAbe1-v2.0_pri, whole genome shotgun sequence genome encodes:
- the LOC112128708 gene encoding cytochrome c oxidase subunit 7B, mitochondrial-like, whose amino-acid sequence is NALSHLQVQSILQTIARQRHQKRTPDFHDKYSNAVLASGATFSIAVWTYVATQIGIEWNLSPDGRVTPKEWRDQ